The following proteins are co-located in the Triticum aestivum cultivar Chinese Spring chromosome 1A, IWGSC CS RefSeq v2.1, whole genome shotgun sequence genome:
- the LOC123185934 gene encoding growth hormone-regulated TBC protein 1: MFGIQPRDVSDDDFNPRRRRWSLWTTPPASMPTTSHTSTPRKGHANTYHMSVKFEDLCGFMVEGNVDDVNVLNEVRERIREQGRVWWALEASKGANWYLQPRISSNGGQGVISVTSLKLSVLTNTVTLRRLIRKGVPPALRPKVWLSVSGAAKKRSTVPETYYDELIRATEGKTTPATRQIDHDLPRTFPCHPWLNSEEGQASLRRVLVGYSFRDSEVGYCQGLNYVAALLLLVMKTEEDAFWMLAVLLENVLVSDCYTDTLSGCHVEQRVFKDLLAKKCPRIAAHLEAMGFDVSLVATEWFLCLFSKTLPSETTLRVWDVLFNEGAKVLFHVALAIFKMREDDLLRIQHIGDVIDVLQTTAHHLYEPDELLTFAFDKIGSMTTNTITKERKRHETVVMAELDQRTRRLGSLKMDA; encoded by the exons ATGTTTGGGATCCAACCCAGGGATGTGTCCGATGACGATTTcaacccgaggaggaggaggtggtcatTGTGGACCACGCCACCTGCATCCATGCCCACCACCAGCCACACTAGCACGCCCCGGAAGGGCCATGCCAACACCTACCACATGTCGGTCAAGTTTGAAGATCTCTGCGGCTTCATGGTGGAGGGCAATGTGGACGATGTCAACGTGCTGAACGAGGTGAGGGAGAGGATAAGGGAGCAAGGGAGGGTGTGGTGGGCGCTGGAGGCAAGCAAGGGCGCAAACTGGTACCTCCAGCCGAGGATCTCCTCCAACGGTGGCCAGGGTGTGATTAGTGTCACGTCTCTCAAGCTATCAGTGCTCACAAATACAGTTACATTGAGGAGGCTGATCAGGAAGGGGGTGCCGCCAGCGCTGAGGCCGAAGGTATGGCTGTCGGTGTCGGGTGCAGCCAAGAAACGATCGACAGTGCCTGAGACATACTATGACGAGCTGATCAGGGCCACGGAGGGGAAAACTACGCCGGCCACTCGCCAAATCGACCAT GATCTCCCTCGCACCTTCCCCTGCCATCCCTGGTTGAACAGTGAGGAAGGCCAGGCATCTCTTCGACGTGTACTTGTTGGGTACTCATTCCGTGATTCTGAAGTTGGATATTGCCAG GGTTTGAATTATGTCGCCGCTCTGCTGTTGCTCGTTATGAAGACAGAGGAAGATGCATTTTGGATGCTGGCCGTACTCTTGGAAAATGTTCTTGTCAGTGATTGTTATACTGATACTCTTTCTGGATGCCATGTTGAGCAGAGAGTATTCAAAGATCTGCTAGCCAAAAAATGCCCCAG GATTGCTGCTCATCTTGAAGCAATGGGCTTTGATGTTTCACTTGTTGCCACAGAATGGTTCTTATGTCTCTTCTCCAAAACATTGCCTTCGGAG ACAACCCTTCGGGTGTGGGATGTTCTATTCAATGAAGGAGCAAAGGTCTTGTTCCATGTCGCTCTAGCAATTTTCAAG ATGAGAGAAGACGATCTTCTACGCATCCAACATATTGGTGATGTAATTGATGTTCTGCAGACAACTGCCCATCACCTATACGAGCCAGATGAACTGCTCACG TTTGCTTTCGATAAGATTGGCTCCATGACAACGAACACGATCACGAAAGAAAGGAAACGGCACGAGACGGTGGTCATGGCGGAGCTCGACCAAAGAACCAGACGGCTGGGGTCGCTCAAGATGGATGCATGA